In a single window of the Bacillus clarus genome:
- a CDS encoding SP_1767 family glycosyltransferase, with protein sequence MVQIKIKIKSMLVFIWNKLIDMKIQSLNRLTIIKDRFTKCFFKPPRIQSIDETLKKIIHDKASVARYGDGEFKLIHNLDITFQRADHLLSKRLKEILLSEDEKFLVCLPDVFQDLSKYADEPKDYWSLHTAKYRLKWYKDLKKGKTYYNSFISRFYYPFRDKSKCKEWFILLKLIWRDRDIVLIEGSKSRLGIGNDLFDNAKSIERILVPEEHAFLHYNKILTTAKKNNKSKLILVAIGPTATILAYDLYKEGYQAIDIGHVDIEYEWFLRQAKTKIKIENKYVCEAGAGQNVGDIQDEKYLSEIKAVIR encoded by the coding sequence ATGGTACAAATAAAAATAAAAATAAAAAGTATGTTAGTTTTTATTTGGAATAAATTGATCGATATGAAAATTCAGAGTTTGAATCGATTAACTATCATAAAAGATCGATTCACGAAGTGCTTTTTCAAGCCCCCTAGAATTCAATCTATAGATGAAACTTTAAAAAAAATTATTCATGATAAAGCTTCTGTAGCCAGGTATGGTGATGGTGAATTTAAATTAATTCATAATCTAGATATAACATTTCAACGGGCTGACCATTTGTTATCAAAAAGATTAAAAGAAATATTGCTAAGTGAAGATGAGAAGTTCTTAGTTTGTTTACCGGATGTTTTTCAAGATTTATCAAAATATGCAGATGAACCAAAGGATTATTGGAGTCTTCATACTGCAAAATATAGATTAAAGTGGTATAAAGATTTGAAGAAGGGAAAAACATATTATAATTCCTTTATATCGAGATTCTATTATCCCTTTCGAGATAAGTCAAAATGTAAAGAGTGGTTTATATTATTAAAATTAATATGGAGAGATAGGGATATAGTTTTAATAGAAGGCAGTAAGAGTAGATTAGGTATTGGAAATGATCTGTTTGACAATGCTAAATCAATTGAAAGGATTTTAGTACCAGAGGAGCACGCATTCTTACATTACAATAAAATCTTAACAACAGCAAAAAAAAATAATAAATCTAAATTGATTCTAGTAGCAATAGGGCCTACTGCTACTATATTAGCATATGATTTGTATAAAGAGGGATATCAAGCAATTGATATAGGGCATGTGGATATTGAATACGAATGGTTTTTAAGACAAGCAAAAACTAAAATCAAAATTGAAAATAAGTACGTATGTGAAGCAGGTGCTGGACAAAATGTGGGCGATATTCAAGATGAGAAATATTTAAGCGAAATTAAAGCTGTAATAAGATAG
- a CDS encoding acyltransferase family protein: MTRRYKELDSLRGIAAIIVLLGHFLALFPILGKKVMYSTFGVYFSILWKGHSAVIIFFVLSGFVLSLPFYQGTEFNYLKYLIKRVCRIYIPYIVILFIAIGIKLGIHSKIGTIPGLVQWGSWNIEVSFNRVRDHILFLREFNSDAFIMVIWSLVHEMRISIVFPLIIFLLLRVNWKVSIGIAMFLSVIGYLLMKNIPSEFNIPVSTNYFITLHYSSMFIIGALLAKNREYLVSKIINSKVKYILLPLGLLFFNYPRIPFMLLSKLIGEIDYELYLIIIDWYICFGAVLIILSALSSRLFSKLLLIKPVQFIGEISYSLYLVHPIVLLTTVHIFYGKTSVPLILLISFLFTMVVSVLCYKFIEIPSIKIGRKLATENSRGDISLRKKAS, from the coding sequence ATGACGAGACGTTATAAAGAATTGGATTCCCTTCGGGGTATTGCTGCAATCATTGTTCTATTAGGACACTTCTTAGCATTATTTCCGATATTAGGTAAAAAGGTAATGTATTCAACATTTGGGGTCTATTTTTCTATATTATGGAAAGGTCATTCGGCCGTCATTATATTTTTTGTGTTAAGTGGATTTGTTCTATCCTTGCCTTTTTATCAAGGGACGGAATTTAATTATTTAAAGTATCTTATTAAAAGAGTTTGTAGGATTTATATCCCTTATATTGTGATTCTTTTTATTGCAATAGGGATTAAATTGGGAATTCATTCTAAAATTGGTACCATTCCTGGTTTGGTACAATGGGGTTCATGGAACATAGAAGTTTCTTTTAATAGAGTAAGGGATCATATTTTATTCTTGAGAGAATTTAATTCTGATGCGTTTATTATGGTGATTTGGTCATTAGTTCACGAGATGCGAATTTCCATAGTGTTTCCTTTAATTATTTTTCTTTTACTTAGAGTAAACTGGAAAGTAAGTATTGGGATAGCGATGTTTTTATCAGTTATTGGTTATTTATTAATGAAGAACATTCCAAGTGAATTTAATATTCCAGTATCTACCAATTACTTTATCACATTACATTATAGCTCAATGTTTATTATTGGTGCGCTACTAGCTAAAAACAGAGAATATTTAGTGAGTAAAATTATTAATTCAAAAGTAAAATATATATTATTGCCTTTAGGTCTTTTATTTTTTAACTATCCACGTATTCCATTTATGTTACTTTCCAAACTAATTGGTGAAATTGATTATGAGTTGTATCTTATTATCATCGATTGGTATATATGTTTTGGTGCAGTTTTAATTATTCTATCTGCTCTAAGTTCAAGACTATTTTCTAAATTATTACTGATTAAACCAGTACAATTTATAGGGGAAATCTCATATAGTCTTTATTTAGTACATCCAATTGTTCTATTAACAACAGTTCATATTTTCTATGGAAAGACATCAGTACCTTTAATTTTATTAATTTCTTTCTTATTTACTATGGTTGTGTCGGTCTTATGTTATAAATTTATTGAAATTCCATCAATAAAAATAGGCCGGAAACTTGCCACTGAAAATTCTAGAGGTGATATTTCGTTGAGAAAAAAGGCTAGTTGA
- a CDS encoding glycoside hydrolase family 88 protein: protein MIIQAACFVLLAVIAIIIMIDFVPICKNWLGRIKIGRYTDKSLWNQSIINIGIKWLNNTPKIKVTDNTRLIIIDMLKGNYTKSAIQHWQEASLILGLSEYLKYNDDRAVKHEITKFLNSKFDSNGQWVHKPQYVDGAILAYAIMKLDFEEIDKYKKALDTTWEMIQEHIGEDGTIEYRKFMKGYRYVDTIGFICPFLVTYGIRYNKSECIDLAVKQIKEYETYGMLNLSHIPCHAYRLEDKVPLGLYGWGRGLGWFAIGLIDTWNELPENNSYKPVLEESVREFAKATMKFQQQGNWNWTVTRNECGPDSSATSTLGWFMLNAAKIEDISNECLESADKAIGYLMGVTRRNGAVDFSQGDTKDIGVYSTLFDILPFTQGFCIRLINLRNNNKIQSSS, encoded by the coding sequence ATGATTATACAGGCAGCGTGCTTTGTGTTACTTGCCGTAATTGCAATTATTATAATGATTGATTTCGTCCCCATATGCAAGAATTGGTTGGGGAGAATAAAAATAGGAAGATATACCGATAAAAGTTTATGGAATCAGTCAATTATTAATATAGGTATTAAATGGCTAAATAACACGCCAAAGATTAAGGTAACTGATAATACAAGATTAATAATAATTGATATGCTGAAAGGAAATTATACGAAAAGTGCTATACAGCATTGGCAAGAAGCATCTTTAATATTAGGGTTGTCTGAATACCTGAAATATAACGATGACAGAGCAGTGAAACATGAAATCACAAAGTTTTTGAACTCCAAATTTGATTCTAACGGTCAGTGGGTACACAAACCTCAGTATGTAGATGGAGCAATACTTGCTTATGCTATTATGAAGCTGGATTTTGAGGAGATAGATAAATATAAAAAAGCTTTGGATACTACTTGGGAAATGATACAAGAGCATATAGGTGAGGATGGTACGATAGAATATAGAAAGTTTATGAAGGGGTATCGATACGTAGATACCATTGGTTTCATATGTCCATTCTTAGTGACTTACGGCATTAGATATAACAAAAGTGAGTGTATAGATTTAGCTGTAAAACAGATTAAAGAATATGAAACATATGGAATGTTAAACTTAAGTCATATACCATGTCATGCTTATAGATTAGAAGATAAAGTTCCTCTAGGTTTATATGGCTGGGGAAGAGGTCTTGGATGGTTTGCTATAGGCCTTATAGATACGTGGAATGAATTACCGGAAAACAACAGCTATAAACCTGTATTAGAAGAAAGTGTACGTGAATTTGCAAAAGCCACGATGAAATTTCAACAACAAGGCAATTGGAATTGGACTGTAACTAGGAACGAATGCGGACCAGATTCCTCCGCTACATCCACACTGGGGTGGTTTATGTTGAATGCAGCAAAGATAGAAGATATTTCAAATGAATGTTTGGAAAGTGCAGATAAAGCTATCGGTTATTTGATGGGAGTGACAAGAAGAAACGGAGCGGTCGATTTCTCTCAAGGTGATACGAAGGATATAGGTGTATATTCTACGTTATTCGATATATTGCCATTCACACAAGGGTTTTGTATTAGATTAATAAATTTACGTAATAATAATAAAATTCAGTCATCATCATGA
- a CDS encoding glycosyltransferase, protein MKKDILFVINNLNCGGAEKSLISLLHTMDYSRYNVDLFLFKHEGLFFNKIPKHVNILDEPSEYQYFDMPIKAATIKCLRQGRLDIAFSRICAGYIFKSEKNKARCEQRVWRYLSKSLQTINKKYDVAIGYLEKNPVYFCIEKVKADKKIGFIHTDYDKLGMDSKIDMGYFHSLNHIVTVSEECANVLRQRFPVYNDKIGVIHNVVSPSTINKMSQEKVDIEDKGIKLVSVGRLSSEKGFDLAIEACKDLVGNGYDIKWYIIGEGKDRDKLEKMIEENELQDHFLLLGLKENPYPYIRVATIYVQPSRFEGKSIAIDEAKILHKPIVVTNFSTAKDQIDNEENGIIVDMDAHSLSEGIKKLIHHEELRNKLINNLLDEKLGTESEITKLYTLFK, encoded by the coding sequence ATGAAAAAGGACATATTATTTGTTATCAATAATTTGAACTGTGGTGGGGCTGAAAAATCATTAATTTCTCTGCTACATACGATGGATTACTCTCGCTATAATGTGGATTTATTTTTATTTAAGCACGAAGGTTTATTTTTTAATAAAATCCCTAAGCACGTGAATATATTGGACGAACCTTCTGAGTATCAATATTTTGATATGCCAATAAAAGCAGCTACCATTAAATGTTTGCGACAAGGAAGATTAGATATAGCCTTCTCAAGGATTTGTGCAGGTTACATATTTAAAAGTGAGAAAAACAAAGCTCGTTGTGAACAGAGAGTATGGCGATATCTATCAAAATCTCTCCAGACTATAAATAAAAAATATGATGTGGCGATTGGGTACTTAGAGAAGAATCCGGTTTATTTTTGTATAGAAAAGGTTAAAGCGGATAAGAAAATCGGTTTCATACATACTGATTATGACAAGTTAGGAATGGATTCTAAAATTGATATGGGTTATTTTCATTCATTGAATCATATAGTAACGGTGTCTGAGGAATGTGCCAATGTTTTAAGACAAAGATTTCCTGTATATAACGACAAAATAGGTGTTATTCATAACGTAGTCTCCCCAAGTACGATAAACAAAATGTCTCAAGAAAAGGTAGATATAGAAGATAAAGGGATAAAGCTTGTTTCTGTAGGAAGATTAAGTAGTGAAAAGGGATTTGATTTGGCCATAGAAGCATGTAAGGATCTGGTTGGGAATGGATATGACATAAAGTGGTATATTATCGGAGAAGGCAAAGATCGGGATAAACTAGAAAAAATGATAGAAGAAAACGAACTTCAAGACCATTTTTTACTGTTAGGACTGAAAGAAAATCCGTATCCGTACATAAGAGTAGCAACTATATACGTACAACCATCCAGGTTTGAAGGGAAATCTATAGCAATAGACGAGGCAAAAATACTGCATAAACCAATAGTGGTAACAAATTTTAGTACGGCTAAAGACCAAATCGACAATGAAGAAAATGGGATTATTGTAGACATGGATGCTCACTCACTTTCAGAGGGAATTAAAAAATTAATACATCATGAAGAATTAAGAAATAAGTTAATAAATAACTTATTAGATGAAAAGTTAGGAACCGAGTCGGAAATAACAAAATTATATACATTATTTAAGTAG
- a CDS encoding glycosyltransferase, with protein sequence MKKKLLFVMPSLSTGGGEKSLINLLSQIDYSLYDVDLFLFSKTGTFMNSIPREVNILDLPSDYKIFASSLKNSIMGFLKNGQIKLAYSRLMFTIKNRLIKNAAISEQYTWEYQSKSFDVLRKEYDVAIGYLEKSSIYFVVDKVNANKKAGWIHTNYSNSGMDRQFDNPYFEQLDNLITVSEECVKSLQENFPHLKNKVTVIYNIVAPRIIYDLSKEDIKDDSLFDRNYTNIITVARLSHEKGLDLAVKSCKLILEKGYKIKWYVLGDGDERDKLESLIEDNHLSQHFKILGVRENPYPYIRKADVYVQPSRYEGKSIAIDEAKILCKPIVVTNFETAKDQINHRINGIITEMSEEGIATEIERLITDIELRERIVNNLSTETLGTEKEINKLYGIL encoded by the coding sequence ATGAAAAAAAAACTACTATTTGTTATGCCTAGTTTATCTACTGGTGGTGGAGAGAAAAGCTTGATAAATCTACTATCACAAATAGATTACAGTTTATATGATGTAGATTTATTTTTGTTTAGTAAAACAGGAACATTCATGAATTCGATACCAAGAGAGGTAAATATATTAGATTTGCCAAGTGATTATAAAATATTTGCATCGAGCCTTAAAAATTCAATAATGGGCTTTTTAAAGAATGGGCAAATTAAATTGGCATATTCAAGATTGATGTTCACCATTAAGAATAGATTGATAAAGAATGCTGCTATTTCAGAACAGTATACATGGGAATATCAAAGTAAGTCATTTGATGTTTTAAGGAAAGAGTACGATGTAGCGATTGGTTATCTTGAGAAGTCTTCAATATATTTTGTGGTTGATAAAGTGAATGCGAACAAAAAGGCCGGATGGATACATACAAACTACTCGAATTCAGGCATGGATCGTCAGTTCGATAATCCATATTTTGAACAACTAGATAACCTAATAACGGTTTCAGAAGAGTGTGTAAAATCGTTACAGGAAAACTTTCCACATTTAAAAAATAAAGTTACGGTTATATATAATATAGTAGCTCCTAGGATTATATATGATCTATCTAAAGAAGATATAAAAGATGATAGTTTGTTTGATAGAAATTATACTAATATTATAACTGTCGCTAGATTAAGTCATGAAAAGGGTTTAGATTTAGCGGTGAAATCTTGTAAGTTAATTCTAGAAAAAGGATACAAGATAAAGTGGTATGTATTAGGGGATGGTGATGAAAGAGATAAATTAGAAAGTTTAATAGAAGATAATCATCTATCCCAACATTTTAAAATCTTAGGTGTTCGAGAAAATCCATATCCTTATATACGAAAAGCAGATGTATATGTACAGCCATCTAGGTATGAGGGTAAGTCTATAGCAATTGATGAGGCAAAGATACTGTGTAAACCGATAGTAGTGACCAACTTCGAAACTGCAAAAGATCAAATAAATCATAGAATAAACGGAATTATTACCGAGATGTCTGAAGAAGGAATTGCAACTGAAATTGAAAGGCTTATCACAGATATAGAATTGAGGGAAAGAATCGTAAATAATTTATCTACAGAAACGTTAGGAACCGAAAAAGAAATAAATAAGCTTTACGGAATTCTTTAA
- a CDS encoding polysaccharide pyruvyl transferase family protein — protein MKFMMFAHGGSLNRGCEAIVRASTNIIKEKIDGAKVCLASDRPETDKVINKLDCIYDGSSRSLKKYSYDWLLSSVKVKLFNDESYALGKIHHNIIKHIKSSDVCLSIGGDNYCYGEQPGWYEIDRRVKMQGKKLVLWGCSIGEEDMSERKLKDLKLFDLILARESLTYNMLKKQGLNNVQLCADAAFTMEKEELELPNGWQEGNTMGLNFSPLVWNRNENSQVAVRELINYILNTTDMMIALTPHVIEDGNNDYEVLYKYYQEFKDTGRVILLPDNLNAIQYKGYIARMRFFIGARTHATIAAYSSFIPTMVLGYSVKSKGISKDIFGEEKLVLDIEEISDSNKLKARFDEMVRGEEEIRKKLRQSIPNVKKMSYKAVEYLKELSN, from the coding sequence GTGAAGTTTATGATGTTTGCCCATGGGGGCAGTTTGAATAGAGGGTGTGAAGCGATAGTTCGAGCTTCTACAAATATTATAAAAGAAAAAATAGATGGAGCAAAAGTATGTTTGGCATCAGATAGACCTGAAACAGATAAGGTAATCAATAAGTTAGATTGTATATATGATGGCTCTAGCCGCAGTCTGAAAAAATATTCATATGATTGGTTATTGTCTTCAGTTAAAGTAAAACTCTTTAACGATGAGTCTTATGCATTAGGGAAAATTCATCATAACATAATAAAGCATATAAAAAGTTCCGATGTATGTTTATCTATCGGAGGGGATAATTATTGCTATGGAGAGCAACCTGGGTGGTATGAGATTGATAGAAGAGTAAAAATGCAGGGAAAAAAGCTAGTACTATGGGGATGTTCTATAGGAGAAGAGGATATGTCTGAAAGAAAGTTGAAAGATCTAAAGCTCTTTGATTTAATATTAGCACGCGAAAGTCTTACCTATAATATGTTAAAAAAACAAGGATTAAATAATGTTCAATTGTGTGCCGATGCTGCGTTTACAATGGAAAAAGAAGAATTGGAGTTGCCTAATGGATGGCAAGAAGGAAATACAATGGGTCTTAATTTTAGCCCGCTTGTATGGAATAGAAATGAGAATTCTCAAGTTGCGGTAAGAGAGTTGATTAATTATATATTAAATACTACAGATATGATGATTGCTCTTACACCTCACGTTATTGAAGATGGAAACAATGATTACGAAGTTCTCTACAAATATTACCAAGAATTTAAGGACACAGGCAGAGTGATTCTGTTACCAGATAACTTAAATGCAATACAGTATAAGGGGTATATAGCTAGAATGCGTTTCTTTATAGGAGCCCGAACGCATGCAACTATAGCAGCTTACTCTAGTTTTATTCCGACTATGGTATTGGGATATAGTGTAAAGTCCAAAGGAATATCTAAAGATATATTTGGGGAAGAAAAATTAGTTTTAGATATAGAAGAGATATCTGATAGTAATAAATTAAAAGCAAGATTTGATGAGATGGTACGAGGGGAAGAGGAGATAAGGAAAAAGCTACGACAATCTATACCTAATGTAAAGAAAATGTCCTACAAAGCAGTAGAGTATTTGAAAGAATTGTCTAATTAA
- a CDS encoding glycosyltransferase: MNRNVSVIIPVYNAGKYITRCIESLLNQVLHNCEFIFINDGSTDNSVEIIEKYRVLDDRIILINQKNQGVSIARNQGILIANGEYIGFVDADDYVEADMYETLYNSAKQSNCDVIISNLRSEIEGHKVTIEYPFPTNIFLEKEYINKEILPYFLKSDNLNTAVNKIYKNSIITKNNVKFPEKVALGEDGMFNIQFFSNATNMKYIDYTGYYYRDVAGSATRDISKKDYFKRAVEVYNMELPKIYIEKVDKAKIRELKSRKFINSVISYVYIYFEPSKEIRFSKRYEYIKNMICNKYVREALPLYCEVTYSELGRYEKFLINMIKRKSTVGLYFAVSYSRLRNK; the protein is encoded by the coding sequence ATGAATAGAAATGTCAGTGTAATTATACCGGTTTATAATGCTGGTAAATATATTACTCGGTGTATAGAATCACTGTTAAATCAGGTGCTTCATAATTGCGAATTTATCTTTATCAATGATGGTTCAACGGACAATAGTGTAGAAATTATTGAAAAGTATAGGGTACTAGATGACAGGATTATACTTATAAATCAAAAAAATCAAGGTGTGAGTATTGCAAGGAATCAAGGAATTCTTATAGCTAATGGTGAATATATCGGATTTGTTGATGCTGATGATTATGTAGAAGCGGATATGTATGAAACTCTGTATAATTCAGCAAAACAAAGCAATTGTGATGTAATTATATCAAATTTAAGAAGTGAGATTGAAGGGCATAAGGTAACAATTGAATATCCATTTCCAACTAATATCTTTCTAGAAAAAGAATATATAAATAAAGAGATATTACCCTATTTTCTTAAAAGTGATAATTTAAATACTGCTGTAAACAAAATTTATAAAAATAGCATAATAACGAAAAATAATGTGAAGTTTCCAGAGAAGGTTGCATTAGGAGAAGATGGAATGTTTAATATTCAATTTTTTAGTAATGCAACTAATATGAAATATATAGATTATACGGGATATTATTATAGGGATGTAGCGGGTAGCGCAACTCGGGATATCTCAAAAAAAGATTATTTCAAGCGAGCTGTAGAAGTATATAATATGGAACTACCGAAAATTTACATTGAAAAGGTCGATAAGGCAAAGATACGTGAATTGAAGTCAAGAAAGTTTATAAATAGTGTAATTTCCTACGTATATATTTATTTTGAACCGTCTAAGGAAATACGGTTTAGTAAGAGATATGAATACATAAAAAATATGATATGCAATAAATATGTTAGAGAGGCATTGCCACTATATTGTGAAGTAACTTATAGCGAGCTTGGTAGATATGAGAAATTTTTAATAAATATGATTAAAAGAAAATCTACTGTGGGGTTATACTTTGCAGTCTCTTACAGCAGGCTTAGAAATAAATAA
- a CDS encoding glycosyltransferase produces MKDILVASFDMEVGGVERSLISMLEGFDYKKYAVDLMLYRHQGDFMELVCNKVNLLEEVPQYTTFRKSIGETLKDKEYGIGFSRILSKINTRFAGKAKGIVETGYYQMQLMWKYAIPFLPKLDKEYDVAISYLWPHYFVADKVKAKKKIAWIHTDYSTIETDIEMDLKVWNKFDYIVAVSEACKNSFLKKYSALKNKVIVMENITSPQFIRDMANEEIDTPMLLDNRFKVITVARLSHAKGIDNAVRALRILKDKGYENIAWYVVGYGGDEAMIKNLIRDLKLENSFVLLGKQTNPYPYIKEADLYVQPSRYEGKAVTVGEAQILAKPVLITNYTTANSQVKNRVDGYITELSVEGIADGIEKLYRDATVRKQLANNCSNTDYSNKYELNKLYEIMEA; encoded by the coding sequence ATGAAGGATATACTGGTAGCCTCATTTGATATGGAAGTTGGGGGAGTAGAAAGAAGCCTTATAAGTATGCTTGAGGGTTTTGATTACAAAAAATACGCTGTTGATTTAATGCTGTATAGACATCAAGGGGATTTTATGGAATTAGTTTGTAACAAGGTAAATTTATTAGAAGAAGTTCCACAATACACCACCTTTAGGAAGTCAATCGGAGAAACTTTAAAGGATAAAGAGTATGGCATTGGATTTTCTAGAATTTTATCTAAGATAAATACTCGTTTTGCAGGAAAAGCTAAAGGAATAGTAGAGACAGGATATTATCAAATGCAATTAATGTGGAAATATGCTATTCCATTTTTACCTAAACTAGATAAAGAGTATGATGTTGCAATTAGTTATTTGTGGCCGCATTATTTTGTAGCAGATAAGGTCAAGGCTAAGAAAAAAATAGCATGGATTCATACAGATTATTCTACAATTGAGACAGATATAGAGATGGATTTAAAAGTATGGAATAAATTTGATTATATTGTAGCTGTATCAGAAGCATGCAAAAATTCATTTTTAAAAAAATATAGTGCATTAAAAAATAAGGTTATAGTAATGGAAAATATAACCTCCCCGCAGTTTATTAGAGACATGGCGAATGAAGAAATAGATACCCCTATGCTTCTTGATAACCGTTTTAAAGTTATAACTGTGGCTAGACTATCTCATGCAAAAGGAATCGATAATGCTGTTAGGGCTTTAAGGATATTGAAAGATAAAGGCTATGAGAATATAGCCTGGTATGTAGTTGGATATGGTGGAGACGAAGCAATGATTAAAAATTTAATAAGAGATTTGAAATTAGAAAATAGCTTTGTGTTGCTAGGAAAGCAAACTAATCCATATCCATATATAAAAGAAGCTGATTTATATGTCCAACCATCTAGATATGAGGGAAAAGCTGTTACAGTAGGAGAGGCTCAGATACTTGCAAAACCAGTCCTAATTACAAATTATACAACCGCAAACAGTCAAGTGAAAAATAGGGTTGACGGATATATTACAGAATTATCCGTTGAAGGAATAGCAGATGGAATAGAAAAATTGTATAGGGATGCTACCGTAAGGAAGCAGTTAGCTAACAATTGTAGTAATACTGATTATAGTAATAAGTATGAATTAAATAAGTTGTATGAAATTATGGAGGCTTAA
- a CDS encoding glycosyltransferase family 32 protein, which yields MAFTEKIPRIIHYCWFGKGEKPTIVKKCIDSWKENLSGYEIIEWNEDNFDTNCNLYVKEAYEYRKFAFVSDYVRVYALYKFGGIYLDTDVEVFKSFDDMLHHDSFWGFEQEDYIATSTIGATKGNVLIKMFLDSYEEKSFIKENGRYDSLTNVAIISEILKNKGLQLNGKYQEISGIGAFYPQTYFSPYDYINCRKFITSDTYAMHHFYKSWLPPKARLKSSLKLLASKVIGGENIARIRKFITNN from the coding sequence TTGGCATTTACAGAAAAGATTCCACGCATCATTCACTATTGTTGGTTTGGTAAAGGAGAAAAACCAACGATAGTAAAAAAATGTATAGATAGCTGGAAAGAGAATTTATCTGGTTATGAAATAATTGAGTGGAATGAAGATAATTTTGATACAAATTGTAATTTATATGTCAAGGAAGCCTATGAATATAGAAAATTTGCATTTGTAAGTGATTATGTAAGGGTATACGCTCTTTATAAATTTGGAGGAATTTACTTAGATACGGATGTGGAGGTATTCAAATCTTTTGATGATATGCTACATCATGATTCATTTTGGGGATTTGAACAAGAGGACTATATAGCTACAAGTACAATAGGGGCCACTAAAGGAAATGTTTTAATAAAAATGTTTCTAGATTCATACGAAGAAAAAAGTTTTATTAAAGAGAATGGAAGGTATGACAGTTTAACTAATGTGGCTATTATAAGTGAGATATTAAAAAATAAAGGATTACAGTTGAATGGAAAATATCAAGAAATAAGTGGAATAGGAGCCTTCTATCCTCAAACATATTTTTCTCCATATGATTATATTAACTGTAGAAAATTTATTACTTCAGATACATATGCAATGCATCATTTTTATAAAAGTTGGTTACCACCTAAAGCGAGATTGAAGAGTAGTTTAAAACTGTTAGCATCTAAAGTTATAGGTGGAGAAAATATAGCGCGGATAAGAAAATTTATTACAAACAATTAG